One Micromonospora eburnea genomic region harbors:
- a CDS encoding putative adhesin, giving the protein MERLSRSRSLAGAVCAAVVAGLLVAPPATAAPLRAKAQQEHPVPGVRVPAPPAARVLTARTPVQQTAVWPAATIAEVDLGAARLSVEDRRLGARSGAGTTAATVRAGTSPVWVRTGGRGPIGKLRVQVYDHAAARRAGADALLVKVSSTTAAGAATVLVDYSSFASAYGADWAQRLRFTALPDCALVTPELPQCAGRPVETRGDSAAKTVSALVALAPSEAGTLLALSSGPSGNAGSYAATPLSASATWGAGDNSGAFTWSYPMRTPPGLGGPEPSLALSYSSSSVDGRMAASNNQPGWVGEGFDLDAGYIERKYRGCAEDMAGGNNTTKSGDLCWATDNATLSLSGHAGELLVDTAGGWHLRSDDGTRVERRTGAANGARNGEFWVATTPDGTQYWFGDQTQSALTVPVAGNQTGEPCHAAAFVDSFCTQAWRWNLDHVVDTHGNTMRYSYTKETNKYARNMKDTDLAGYDRSAYLNRIDYGTRNDRTETAPMQVVFDTADRCLTDCATHDGVHWPDVPWDQECKASPCRNGAPTFWSTRRLTKITTRTGGNDVESWTLTQSFPDPGDGTRAGLWLDRISHTGLVGGSTPLPDIVFTGTQLNNRVDTTTDGYPAMNWWRIKDIDTEYGSRIEVTYSDRDCAVGSRMPNPGDLAANHLRCYPVKWTPEGKTSSILDFFHKYVAKTITESDLTGSGSPRKITSYEYVGDPAWHYTDDDGLISPDDRTWSDWRGYAAVRVTVGDPGSQTSAENRYFRGMGGQLPAAGAAPAVTDEDAYAGMVREKVTYDGPGGAEISADSYSPWQSEPTATRTIGGSTVHARHIGVAAKYNRTALDGGRGDRTTSETTVFDSYGAPVRIEDHGDDAVTGDEKCSLTDYTRNVTAWIIATAQRTRTYAVTCAAADAGGLTDADVISDDRVSYDGQAYGTPPVKGDVTKTETLKTYNGGQPDYLTATRTFDAYGRVLSSTDVRGNVTTTSYTPAAGGPVTAVGTTLPLGWTTTATLQPAWGATLTQTDQNQRTTEWAYDGLGRTTAVWLPGRDRAAQQTPNMKYAYLVRGNAPTVVTTSRLNAAGGYVVLRSLYDGQLRMRQTQAADSAGGPNAVLTDSWYDTAGRPIRVTDPYLSTQPPGIDLIRSTGVIPVAGESVYDGAARVIASIRKVNVPPGGSPGGVERWRTTTAYTGDRIDSTPPAGDTVTSKVMDAHGRTVQLRQYHPGAVAGSANRADYDLTTYKYNSKEKLVRLTDPAGNHWDYTYDLHNNVVTTDDPDKGHSSATFNAFGDQLTSTDARGITLAYTYDQIGRKTSVRDGSASGPLRAQWTYDTVALGQTTSTTRYDGTDAYVTETLGYTADYQPTSVRYTIPGSTVGGAYTYSYTYYPDGSRLSVRLPAIGDLKQETLKYGYDALGQATTVRSGYGVTAETDLVTQTAYTSFGELGAYTLRNSGGNTVAVTRTYETDTRRLAQIWTAKQTESTTVAHVRYSYDDAGNVTKVSDVATADTQCFRSDHLRRLTEAWTPAGGDCTADPTTAGLGGPARFWQSFGYDLAGDRTSLVEHGTSAGDRTTTYTITAGSHKLAATTTKDDAGTTSATWEYDAAGNTTTRPGNAGTQTLTWDNEGHLGKVSGPAGPTSYLYDANGARLTRTDPAGTTLYLPDQELRYASGSRTATRYYSHAGNPIGVRSSAGLTWLSGDHHGTAQISVNAVTQAVAVRRETPFGQLRQTSGSWPAAMDKGFVGGTTDNTGLTHLGAREYDPGTGRFISVDPELDTSDPQQLNAYTYSNNNPITLSDPAGTKWNWGKVLKVTAAVVAVAAVVAVAVAVPAAIPAMAAAAANAASGAAMMGATAGMAATAGLAAAAGEAAAATAVVAGSGVIASTLYMAGKIVSGYEQGDYPSGPVGPRTPASRKTAAAPTRPNGPVREAFPGQPGRPDGETVIAGHGQRTLSTFEMPEGTTGVFYAEHTKSIYESQVKAIGTGDAPIHDKWTFKPGDTLPDYMVHPHDGLELAGNPWVIDTTGSHKGAVRLSSLLGKNMGRVHFAFCRGDVAPSVEEIIADNPIWGPPAAAPGWNRGNARNTGDRD; this is encoded by the coding sequence TTGGAGCGCCTGTCGCGTTCCCGCTCGCTGGCCGGGGCGGTGTGCGCCGCCGTGGTCGCCGGCCTTCTGGTCGCCCCGCCGGCCACCGCCGCGCCCCTGCGCGCGAAGGCGCAGCAGGAGCACCCGGTGCCCGGTGTACGGGTGCCGGCGCCGCCGGCCGCCCGGGTGCTGACGGCCCGCACACCGGTGCAGCAAACTGCGGTGTGGCCGGCGGCCACGATCGCCGAGGTGGACCTCGGCGCGGCGAGGCTGTCCGTCGAGGATCGCCGGCTGGGTGCCCGCTCCGGGGCTGGGACGACCGCCGCGACCGTACGCGCCGGGACCTCGCCGGTGTGGGTGCGGACCGGTGGTCGAGGACCGATCGGCAAGCTACGGGTGCAGGTGTACGACCACGCCGCGGCCCGCCGGGCCGGTGCCGACGCGCTGCTCGTGAAGGTGTCGAGCACGACGGCGGCGGGTGCCGCGACGGTGCTGGTGGACTACTCGTCCTTTGCCAGCGCGTACGGGGCCGACTGGGCGCAGCGGCTGCGGTTCACGGCGCTGCCCGACTGCGCGCTCGTCACACCGGAGCTGCCGCAGTGCGCCGGCCGCCCGGTCGAGACCCGCGGCGATTCGGCCGCGAAGACCGTCTCGGCGCTGGTCGCCCTGGCGCCGTCGGAGGCCGGCACACTGTTGGCGCTGTCGTCCGGTCCATCCGGCAACGCCGGCAGTTATGCCGCTACGCCACTGTCGGCGTCGGCCACCTGGGGCGCGGGCGACAACTCCGGCGCGTTCACCTGGTCGTACCCGATGCGTACGCCGCCGGGTCTGGGCGGCCCGGAGCCGTCCCTGGCGTTGAGTTACTCCTCGTCCAGTGTGGACGGCCGGATGGCGGCCAGCAACAACCAGCCCGGCTGGGTCGGCGAGGGCTTCGACCTGGACGCCGGTTACATCGAGCGTAAGTATCGCGGCTGCGCCGAGGACATGGCCGGCGGGAACAACACCACCAAGTCCGGTGACCTGTGCTGGGCCACCGACAACGCCACCCTCTCGCTGTCCGGGCACGCCGGTGAGCTGCTGGTCGACACGGCGGGCGGCTGGCACCTGCGCTCTGATGACGGTACGCGGGTCGAGCGGCGCACCGGGGCGGCCAACGGCGCCCGCAACGGCGAATTCTGGGTGGCGACCACGCCGGACGGCACCCAGTACTGGTTCGGCGACCAGACCCAGTCGGCGCTCACCGTGCCGGTGGCCGGTAACCAGACGGGCGAGCCGTGCCACGCCGCCGCGTTTGTCGACTCGTTCTGCACCCAGGCCTGGCGGTGGAACCTCGACCACGTCGTGGACACCCACGGCAACACGATGCGCTACTCGTACACCAAAGAGACCAACAAGTACGCGCGCAACATGAAGGACACCGACCTGGCCGGGTACGACCGGTCGGCGTACCTGAACCGTATCGACTACGGCACTCGCAACGACCGGACCGAGACCGCGCCGATGCAGGTCGTGTTCGACACCGCGGACCGCTGCCTGACCGACTGCGCGACTCACGACGGCGTGCACTGGCCGGACGTGCCCTGGGACCAGGAGTGCAAGGCCAGCCCCTGCCGCAACGGCGCCCCGACCTTCTGGAGTACGCGCCGGCTGACGAAGATCACCACGCGCACCGGCGGCAACGACGTCGAGTCGTGGACACTCACCCAGTCCTTCCCGGACCCGGGCGACGGCACCCGGGCGGGCCTGTGGCTCGACCGGATCTCCCACACCGGGCTGGTCGGCGGCTCCACCCCGCTGCCCGACATCGTCTTCACCGGTACGCAGCTCAACAACCGCGTCGACACGACCACCGACGGCTACCCGGCGATGAACTGGTGGCGCATCAAGGACATCGACACCGAGTACGGCAGCCGGATCGAGGTCACCTACTCCGACCGCGACTGCGCCGTCGGCAGCCGGATGCCCAACCCGGGCGACCTGGCCGCCAACCACCTGCGCTGCTACCCGGTGAAGTGGACCCCGGAGGGCAAGACCAGCTCAATTCTCGACTTCTTCCACAAGTACGTCGCGAAGACCATCACCGAGTCCGACCTGACCGGCAGCGGCTCGCCGCGCAAGATCACCAGCTACGAGTACGTGGGTGATCCGGCATGGCACTACACGGACGACGACGGGCTGATCAGCCCCGACGACAGGACGTGGTCGGACTGGCGCGGCTACGCCGCGGTGCGGGTGACGGTCGGTGACCCGGGATCGCAGACGTCGGCGGAGAACCGCTACTTCCGCGGTATGGGAGGGCAACTTCCCGCGGCTGGGGCCGCCCCGGCGGTAACCGACGAGGACGCGTACGCGGGGATGGTCCGCGAAAAGGTCACCTATGACGGCCCGGGCGGTGCGGAGATCTCGGCCGACTCCTACAGCCCGTGGCAGTCCGAGCCGACGGCCACCCGGACCATCGGCGGCAGCACTGTCCACGCACGACACATCGGGGTAGCGGCAAAGTACAACCGGACCGCGCTCGACGGCGGACGTGGCGACCGGACGACCAGCGAGACCACCGTCTTCGACAGCTACGGCGCACCGGTACGGATCGAGGACCACGGTGACGACGCGGTCACCGGGGACGAGAAGTGCTCGCTGACCGACTACACCCGCAACGTCACCGCCTGGATCATCGCCACCGCCCAGCGCACCCGCACGTACGCGGTCACCTGCGCCGCGGCCGACGCGGGCGGACTGACCGACGCCGACGTCATCTCCGACGACCGGGTGTCCTACGACGGTCAGGCGTACGGGACGCCGCCGGTCAAGGGCGACGTCACGAAGACCGAAACTCTCAAGACGTACAACGGCGGGCAGCCCGACTACCTGACCGCGACGCGGACGTTCGACGCGTACGGGCGGGTCCTCAGCAGCACGGACGTGCGCGGCAACGTCACCACCACCAGCTATACGCCGGCGGCAGGCGGGCCGGTGACGGCCGTCGGTACGACGCTGCCGCTCGGCTGGACCACCACGGCAACCTTGCAGCCGGCGTGGGGAGCGACGCTGACCCAGACCGACCAGAACCAGCGTACGACCGAGTGGGCGTACGACGGACTGGGCCGGACGACGGCCGTCTGGCTGCCCGGTCGCGACCGGGCAGCCCAGCAGACGCCGAACATGAAGTACGCCTACCTGGTCCGGGGCAACGCACCGACGGTCGTGACGACCAGCCGGTTGAACGCCGCCGGCGGCTACGTCGTCCTGCGGTCGCTCTACGACGGGCAGCTGCGCATGCGGCAGACCCAGGCCGCCGACTCCGCCGGGGGACCGAACGCGGTGCTGACCGACAGCTGGTACGACACCGCGGGCCGGCCGATCCGGGTGACGGATCCGTACCTGTCCACCCAGCCGCCGGGCATCGACCTGATCCGGTCCACGGGCGTCATCCCGGTCGCCGGTGAGTCCGTCTACGACGGGGCGGCCCGGGTCATCGCGTCGATCCGCAAGGTCAACGTTCCGCCGGGCGGTAGCCCGGGCGGCGTGGAGCGGTGGCGGACCACGACCGCCTACACCGGCGACCGGATCGACTCCACCCCGCCCGCCGGCGACACCGTCACCTCGAAGGTCATGGACGCTCACGGTCGCACGGTGCAGCTTCGCCAGTACCACCCGGGTGCGGTCGCCGGTTCAGCCAACCGGGCCGACTACGACCTGACCACCTACAAGTACAACAGCAAGGAGAAGCTGGTCAGGCTCACCGATCCGGCCGGCAATCACTGGGACTACACCTACGACCTGCACAACAATGTGGTCACGACCGACGATCCGGACAAGGGCCACAGCAGCGCCACGTTCAACGCTTTCGGCGACCAGCTGACGTCCACCGACGCCCGCGGCATCACCCTGGCGTACACCTACGACCAGATCGGGCGGAAAACCTCCGTCCGGGACGGGTCGGCGAGCGGACCGCTGCGCGCCCAGTGGACCTACGACACGGTCGCCCTGGGCCAGACGACATCGACGACGAGATACGACGGCACCGACGCGTACGTCACCGAGACCCTCGGCTACACCGCCGACTACCAGCCCACCAGCGTCCGGTACACCATTCCCGGCAGCACCGTGGGCGGTGCCTACACCTACTCCTACACCTACTATCCGGACGGGTCGCGGCTGTCGGTGCGGCTTCCGGCGATCGGCGATCTCAAGCAGGAGACGCTCAAGTACGGCTACGACGCCCTCGGCCAGGCCACGACCGTCCGGTCCGGTTACGGCGTGACGGCGGAGACCGACCTGGTCACGCAGACCGCGTACACGTCGTTCGGTGAACTCGGCGCGTATACGCTGCGTAACAGCGGCGGCAACACGGTGGCGGTGACCCGGACCTACGAGACCGACACCCGGCGCCTCGCCCAGATCTGGACGGCCAAGCAGACCGAGTCGACCACCGTCGCCCACGTGCGCTACAGCTACGACGACGCGGGCAACGTCACCAAGGTCAGCGACGTGGCCACCGCGGACACGCAGTGCTTCCGCAGCGACCACCTGCGCCGCCTGACCGAAGCCTGGACGCCGGCCGGCGGGGACTGCACCGCCGATCCCACCACCGCGGGCCTGGGCGGCCCAGCCAGGTTCTGGCAGTCGTTCGGCTACGACCTGGCCGGTGACCGCACCTCGCTGGTGGAGCATGGCACCTCGGCGGGTGACCGGACCACCACCTACACCATTACGGCCGGCAGCCACAAGCTCGCCGCCACCACCACGAAGGACGACGCCGGCACGACGAGCGCCACCTGGGAGTACGACGCGGCGGGCAACACCACCACGAGACCGGGCAATGCCGGTACCCAGACCCTGACCTGGGACAACGAGGGCCACCTCGGCAAGGTCAGCGGCCCTGCCGGGCCGACCAGCTACCTCTACGACGCCAACGGCGCTCGACTGACCCGCACCGACCCGGCGGGAACCACGCTCTACCTACCCGACCAGGAGCTGCGCTACGCGTCCGGTAGTCGCACCGCCACCCGCTACTACAGCCACGCCGGCAACCCGATCGGCGTACGCTCGTCGGCCGGGCTGACCTGGCTGTCCGGCGACCACCACGGCACCGCCCAGATCTCGGTCAATGCCGTTACCCAGGCGGTGGCCGTGCGCCGGGAGACGCCGTTCGGGCAGCTGCGGCAGACCAGCGGCAGCTGGCCGGCGGCGATGGACAAGGGCTTCGTCGGCGGCACCACCGACAACACCGGCCTGACCCATCTCGGCGCCCGCGAGTACGACCCCGGGACCGGACGGTTCATCTCCGTCGACCCCGAACTCGACACCAGCGATCCGCAGCAGCTCAACGCGTACACGTACTCGAACAACAATCCGATCACGCTGTCCGATCCGGCCGGCACCAAGTGGAACTGGGGCAAGGTCCTCAAGGTCACGGCTGCCGTGGTCGCCGTCGCGGCGGTGGTCGCCGTCGCGGTGGCTGTGCCCGCCGCGATCCCGGCGATGGCCGCGGCCGCGGCCAACGCCGCCAGTGGCGCGGCCATGATGGGCGCCACCGCCGGCATGGCTGCCACCGCCGGCCTTGCGGCGGCCGCCGGTGAGGCCGCCGCCGCCACCGCTGTGGTGGCCGGAAGCGGCGTCATCGCCAGCACCCTGTACATGGCCGGCAAGATTGTCAGCGGCTACGAGCAGGGCGACTACCCGTCAGGGCCGGTCGGCCCCCGAACACCCGCAAGCCGCAAGACCGCAGCTGCGCCCACCCGGCCCAATGGCCCGGTACGGGAAGCCTTCCCGGGACAGCCAGGGCGACCGGACGGCGAGACGGTCATCGCCGGACACGGCCAGCGGACCCTCTCCACTTTTGAGATGCCCGAGGGAACCACCGGGGTCTTCTACGCCGAGCACACAAAGTCGATTTACGAATCCCAGGTCAAGGCCATCGGGACTGGCGATGCTCCGATTCACGATAAATGGACGTTCAAGCCCGGCGACACCCTGCCGGACTACATGGTTCACCCGCACGATGGCCTCGAACTCGCCGGCAACCCGTGGGTCATCGACACGACGGGTAGCCACAAGGGTGCCGTTCGGCTGTCGTCGCTGCTGGGAAAGAACATGGGCCGGGTCCATTTCGCCTTCTGTCGCGGCGATGTGGCGCCGAGCGTGGAGGAAATTATCGCCGACAACCCCATCTGGGGACCACCAGCCGCCGCACCGGGCTGGAACCGGGGGAATGCCCGCAACACGGGGGACCGGGACTGA
- a CDS encoding LamG-like jellyroll fold domain-containing protein: MPVSADRRLQRLAAVLVTALTTATFPITIAPARAAQPATPACTTAQPGAAAATATAKACKQRVEVLGRRTESSQTFARPEGGYTTEQYLVPRWAHRPDGSWTDVDTTLTTAANGTITAKAGVLPVTFSPGGSGPAATVRDGAKTLSITWPGGPLPAPTLAGDTATYPEVLPGVDLALTATATGFSEVLVVKSAQAARQPKLVSVSFKLTTDGVTTRAAGGGLEATDEKGRAVFTSPAPQMWDSADQTSHGVRRSARRATMPVRASAGKLTVTPDAAMLTAADTVYPVYIDPSWSGGLRNNNWAIVMSKYPDSAGLSMENASTKGGVGHGRVCDFDSKGNCLSTQYVVRTMFQLDTSGLRGHHVTKASFLIKQLHSWTCNPATTAKLWHIDNAANWENFSGVTWNYTNDWNKFRWYETTTAWASRRTDSAYGCSGPGDDEFDVTGWTRDVAASGGWYLGLGLRADNENDINQWKRFDAGTARLAVDYNDPPTTPDWLQVDGRDCVQGANRPVIPTATPQLSARAWDPDGDPMQLWLAAQKWGGSAFNGPELAGYQDWVANGTRGYWTTPPLDDGGIYAFRAQANDYGRGGIGPVTNLPGNCEFEVDTTDPVAPTVTGDLYTNGCDACGEIGRTGTFTFRSSPDVTHFRWGFGTATNDTWATRPGDPVTVTWTPPEGTTLQQNLVVVAVDRAGRTKDNSAAKYQFTVKLPQPAKAQWPLDDPGTGLTNAQNPGTLDLTVTGGTWQPTGRIPGGTGTLEFNGTSDFATTTGPAVDTAKGFSVAAWVKLSDTTISHTALSQDGVHSTGFKLQYSITCKGWRFVIPRSDSVSPGQVDACGPAAKPNVWTHLAASLDPASATMTLYVNGQKAATAQAPPGFTTSGPFVVGRTRWDDGNYDFWKGGITDVRVWDRVISANEAAVAADGGSPGEWHFGEPGKGPALDSSPYAHDLTFIPNANVPTSGAGQTGTGLQLDGTGYAETDQVLNTDQSFTVSAWVRLHQMPVGNAVIVSQDGSVNSAFHLRYAGIGGGAGKWAFTCVTPDSTSPAILDALSVNTVGSGDLNVWQHLVGVYDATAGQLRLYLNDVLQNTTACTVGASTGSFAIGRSRWMSAVADRLIGDIDEVRVYAGAVPATKILTVDGSRTSQVRLDGTTNCAAIPAGNTTDPRGVIMWGCNGGDEQRFTYDPDRRSLSALGSCVEVKDGVSASGTLIRMATCNGSAAQIWTYDPTTQAFGALGRCLDVPNGKPDPGVSLQLYTCNATNAQRWRLG, from the coding sequence ATGCCTGTATCCGCAGACCGCCGCCTGCAACGGCTGGCGGCGGTCCTTGTCACCGCGCTGACGACCGCCACGTTCCCGATCACCATCGCGCCCGCCCGGGCCGCGCAGCCGGCCACGCCCGCCTGCACCACCGCCCAGCCGGGCGCCGCCGCGGCGACCGCCACGGCCAAGGCCTGCAAGCAGCGGGTGGAGGTGCTCGGCCGGCGCACCGAGAGCAGCCAGACGTTTGCCCGCCCGGAGGGCGGCTACACCACCGAGCAGTACCTCGTCCCGCGATGGGCACACCGGCCCGACGGTTCATGGACCGATGTCGACACGACGCTGACCACCGCCGCCAACGGCACGATCACGGCGAAGGCCGGCGTGCTGCCCGTGACCTTCTCGCCCGGCGGCAGCGGCCCGGCGGCCACCGTCCGCGACGGCGCCAAGACCCTGTCGATCACCTGGCCCGGCGGCCCGCTGCCGGCGCCCACGCTCGCCGGGGACACCGCGACGTATCCGGAGGTGCTGCCCGGCGTCGACCTCGCGCTGACCGCGACGGCGACCGGCTTCTCCGAGGTCCTGGTCGTCAAGTCCGCGCAGGCCGCCCGGCAACCGAAGCTGGTCTCCGTCTCGTTCAAACTGACAACCGACGGTGTGACCACGCGCGCCGCCGGCGGTGGTCTGGAAGCCACCGACGAGAAGGGGCGTGCGGTCTTCACCTCGCCGGCACCGCAGATGTGGGACTCGGCCGACCAGACCTCGCACGGCGTACGGCGGTCGGCCCGCCGGGCCACCATGCCGGTACGGGCCTCCGCCGGAAAGCTCACCGTGACTCCCGACGCCGCGATGCTGACCGCCGCGGACACCGTGTACCCGGTCTACATCGACCCGTCGTGGTCAGGTGGCCTGCGAAACAACAACTGGGCCATCGTCATGAGCAAGTATCCGGACTCCGCGGGGCTGTCCATGGAGAACGCGAGCACCAAGGGCGGTGTCGGGCACGGCCGGGTCTGCGACTTCGACTCCAAGGGCAACTGCCTGAGTACCCAGTACGTCGTGCGGACCATGTTCCAGCTCGACACCAGCGGGCTGCGCGGCCACCACGTCACCAAGGCGTCCTTTCTGATCAAGCAGCTGCACTCGTGGACCTGTAACCCGGCGACCACCGCCAAGCTGTGGCACATCGACAACGCGGCCAACTGGGAGAACTTCTCCGGCGTCACGTGGAACTACACCAACGACTGGAACAAGTTCCGCTGGTACGAGACGACGACCGCCTGGGCGAGCCGGCGTACCGACAGCGCGTACGGCTGCTCGGGGCCGGGTGACGACGAGTTCGACGTCACCGGCTGGACACGTGACGTCGCGGCAAGCGGGGGCTGGTACCTCGGCCTGGGGCTGCGGGCTGACAACGAGAACGACATCAACCAGTGGAAGCGGTTCGACGCCGGCACCGCGCGGCTGGCCGTCGACTACAACGACCCGCCCACGACCCCCGACTGGCTCCAGGTCGACGGGCGCGACTGCGTCCAGGGCGCCAACCGGCCGGTGATCCCCACCGCGACGCCGCAGCTGTCCGCCCGCGCCTGGGACCCTGACGGCGACCCGATGCAGCTGTGGTTGGCCGCCCAGAAGTGGGGCGGCAGCGCGTTCAACGGCCCCGAACTCGCCGGCTACCAGGACTGGGTCGCCAACGGGACTCGCGGCTACTGGACCACACCCCCGCTCGACGACGGCGGCATCTACGCCTTCCGCGCCCAGGCCAACGACTACGGCCGCGGCGGCATCGGACCGGTCACCAACCTTCCCGGCAACTGCGAGTTCGAGGTCGACACCACCGACCCCGTCGCACCGACGGTGACCGGCGACCTCTACACCAACGGCTGCGACGCCTGCGGCGAGATCGGCCGCACCGGCACCTTCACCTTTCGCAGCTCACCCGACGTCACGCACTTCCGGTGGGGCTTCGGCACGGCCACCAACGACACCTGGGCCACCCGCCCCGGCGACCCGGTGACCGTCACCTGGACCCCGCCCGAGGGCACTACCCTGCAGCAGAACCTCGTCGTCGTCGCGGTCGACCGGGCCGGCCGCACCAAGGACAACTCGGCCGCCAAGTACCAGTTCACCGTCAAGCTGCCGCAGCCCGCCAAGGCCCAGTGGCCGCTCGACGACCCCGGCACCGGCCTGACCAACGCCCAGAACCCGGGCACCCTCGACCTGACGGTCACCGGCGGCACGTGGCAGCCGACCGGTCGCATCCCCGGCGGCACCGGCACGCTTGAGTTCAACGGCACCAGCGACTTCGCCACCACCACGGGGCCCGCCGTCGACACGGCCAAGGGCTTTTCCGTCGCCGCGTGGGTCAAGCTCTCCGACACCACCATTTCGCACACCGCGCTCAGCCAGGACGGCGTACACAGCACCGGATTCAAGCTGCAGTACTCGATCACCTGCAAGGGCTGGCGGTTCGTCATCCCGAGAAGCGACAGCGTTTCACCGGGGCAGGTCGACGCCTGCGGACCGGCCGCCAAGCCGAACGTCTGGACCCATCTGGCGGCCAGTCTCGACCCGGCCTCGGCGACCATGACGCTGTACGTCAACGGGCAGAAGGCCGCCACCGCACAGGCGCCGCCGGGCTTCACGACGTCCGGCCCGTTCGTCGTCGGGCGTACGCGGTGGGACGACGGCAACTACGACTTCTGGAAGGGCGGCATCACCGACGTCCGCGTCTGGGATCGGGTGATCAGCGCGAACGAGGCCGCGGTGGCGGCCGACGGCGGCAGTCCGGGGGAGTGGCACTTCGGTGAACCGGGCAAGGGGCCGGCCCTGGACTCCTCGCCGTACGCCCACGACCTGACGTTCATCCCGAACGCCAACGTGCCCACGTCGGGTGCCGGCCAGACCGGTACCGGCCTGCAACTCGACGGCACCGGGTACGCCGAGACCGACCAGGTCCTCAACACCGATCAGTCGTTCACGGTCTCCGCCTGGGTGCGCCTGCACCAGATGCCGGTCGGCAACGCCGTGATCGTCAGCCAGGACGGCAGCGTCAACAGCGCCTTCCATCTGCGGTACGCGGGCATCGGTGGCGGCGCCGGCAAGTGGGCGTTCACCTGTGTCACGCCGGACAGCACCTCGCCGGCGATCCTCGATGCGCTCAGCGTCAACACTGTCGGCAGCGGTGACCTGAACGTCTGGCAGCACCTGGTCGGCGTGTATGACGCCACGGCCGGGCAGCTGCGGCTGTACCTGAACGACGTCCTGCAGAACACCACCGCGTGCACGGTGGGCGCGTCGACCGGCAGTTTCGCGATCGGCCGTTCCCGCTGGATGAGCGCCGTCGCCGACCGCCTGATCGGCGACATCGACGAGGTCAGGGTGTACGCGGGCGCCGTGCCGGCCACCAAGATCCTCACGGTCGACGGCTCGCGGACCAGCCAGGTACGCCTGGACGGCACGACCAACTGCGCGGCGATCCCGGCCGGCAACACCACCGACCCGCGTGGGGTCATCATGTGGGGCTGCAACGGCGGCGACGAACAGCGGTTCACCTACGATCCCGACCGCCGGTCGCTGTCGGCGCTGGGCAGCTGCGTCGAGGTCAAGGACGGCGTATCCGCCAGTGGAACGCTGATCCGCATGGCCACCTGCAACGGCAGTGCCGCGCAGATCTGGACCTACGATCCGACGACGCAGGCGTTCGGCGCGCTGGGGAGGTGCCTCGACGTGCCGAACGGCAAGCCGGATCCGGGGGTGAGCCTGCAGTTGTACACGTGCAACGCCACCAACGCTCAACGGTGGCGCCTCGGCTGA